In the Helianthus annuus cultivar XRQ/B chromosome 11, HanXRQr2.0-SUNRISE, whole genome shotgun sequence genome, one interval contains:
- the LOC110888365 gene encoding uncharacterized protein LOC110888365 → MNEEKGVWLVNGMKSLIPKHIPFPQNRKRENQVLWADMVWYSQCIPRHSFHLWLAFRNKLKTQDRLAVWEAGSHTNWNLMCCPLCNFDRDSRDHLFFRCAFAAHTWNEVKKLVNLGSVDDTWYSVLSWVEQHAKSKNVDHIVCKLLIAASSYYIWQERNNRLFKNSKRTVDQVAEVIKNTVRLRLMGFRFRVASTKERIFKTWKIEDIETDPG, encoded by the coding sequence ATGAatgaagaaaagggtgtttggttggtcaatggaatgaaATCACTCATTCCAAAacacattccattccctcaaaatcggAAGCGTGAAAATCAGGTGTTATGGGCTGATATGGTTTGGTATTCTCAATGCATTCCGCGACATTCGTTTCATTTATGGCTGGCATTTAGAAACAAACTAAAGACGCAGGATAGATTGGCAGTGTGGGAAGCGGGTAGTCACACCAACTGGAACTTAATGTGTTGTCCGTTGTGTAATTTTGATCGCGACAGTCGGGACCATTTATTTTTCAGATGTGCTTTTGCGGCTCATACATGGAACGAGGTCAAGAAATTGGTTAACTTGGGCAGTGTGGACGATACGTGGTACTCGGTCTTATCTTGGGTGGAGCAACATGCTAAATCCAAGAATGTGGATCATATTGTGTGCAAGTTATTAATTGCTGCTTCTTCGTATTATATATGGCAAGAGAGAAACAACAGGCTCTTCAAGAATAGCAAGAGAACGGTAGATCAAGTGGCTGAGGTGATTAAGAATACGGTTCGTTTGCGGCTCATGGGTTTCAGATTTCGGGTGGCTTCAACGAAGGAAAGAATTTTCAAGACATGGAAGATCGAAGATATAGAAACGGATCCGGGGTAG